AGGCGCTGTGGTCAAGGGCGTGGTCAAGAATCTCACCGATTACGGCGCATTCGTCGATCTCGGCGGCATCGATGGCCTGCTGCACATCACCGATATGGCCTGGAAGCGCGTGCGTCATCCGTCCGAAGTGGTCAACGTCGGCGACGAGCTCGACGTCCGCGTGCTGCGTTACGACCGCGAGCGCAACCGCGTTTCGCTCGGCCTCAAGCAGCTCGGTGAAGATCCGTGGGTCAACATCGCGCGCCGTTACCCGACCGGCACCCGCCTGTTCGGCAAGGTCAGCAACGTCACCGATTACGGCTGCTTCGTCGAGCTGGAACCGGGCGTCGAAGGCCTCGTGCACGTCTCGGAAATGGATTGGACCAACAAGAACGTCAACCCGGGCAAGATGGTCCAGGTCGGCGATGAAGCCGAAGTCATGGTGCTCGACGTCGATGAAGAGCGTCGCCGTATCTCGCTCGGCATGAAGCAGACCCAGTCGAATCCATGGGAAACCTTCGCCGCGATTTACAAGAAGAACGATCGTGTTTCCGGTCAGATCAAGTCGATCACCGATTTCGGTATCTTCATCGGTCTGGATGGCGGTATCGATGGTCTGGTGCATCTGTCGGATATCTCGTGGCAGGCAACGGGCGAAGACCTCGTGCGCAACTACAAGAAGGGCGACACGCTGGAAGCTGTCGTCTTGGCAGTCGATCCGGAACGCGAGCGCATTTCGCTCGGCATCAAGCAGCTTGAACAGGATCCGTTCGGTCAGTACATGGCCAGCAATCCGCGCGGCAGCGTGCTCAAGGGCACCGTGAAGGAAGTGGACGCCAAGGGCGCAACCATTGATCTCGGCGACGGTGTGGAAGGTTACGTGCGCGTTTCCGATATCTCCAAGGATCGCCTCGAAGATGCCACCACGGCATTGACGGTCGGTGATGCGGTCGAAGCCAAGTTCATCGGCATGGATCGCAAGGGTCGTTTGCTGCAGCTTTCGATCCGCGCCAAGGACGACGAGGAAATGCAGTCGGTGCTTGAGGAATACCAGTCGGCTTCCGGCGGTACCACCAAGCTCGGCGCGTTGCTGAAAGAACAGTTCAACAAGTCTGAGTAATCCACTCCGCGCTGGGTGCCGCTAACGGCACCCAGCGCGGTTTCGCTGAAACCTCGGTGGGGCAGATGTATAAAACTTCTGCCTCTCCCGATTGATGTCCAGGAACTGGATTACGGATTGCCGCTCACATGACCAAGTCGGAACTGATCGACGCGCTCGCCGCTGGCCAAGGACATTTGAAATTCGAAGATGTCGAAATGGCGGTCAAGAACGTACTGGAACAGATGAGCCAGGCGCTCGCCCATGGCGAACGCATCGAAATTCGCGGATTCGGCAGCTTTTCGCTGCACTTTCGCCCACCACGCATGGGCCGCAATCCCAAAACCGGCGATGCGGTCGCATTGCCCGGCAAGCATGTGCCACACTTCAAACCCGGCAAGGAATTGCGTGAACGCGTCAACGAGAGTGTTGCGCCGTCACACAAGCCCGGCCTTAAATCCGATCCCGTATAACTTTCCGCCACGTCGTGCGCGAGATCGCGTGTAGCGAGATTACGCATCGTGGATGATAGTGAGGCAAACGCGTCATGCGCTTCGGTCTGATTGTCCTGATCCTGCTGTTTGCCGTTTTCGGCGTGCTGTTTGGCGCGCTGAACAGCGAAAGCGTGGGCTTCGATTTGTATTTTCTGGTGCTCACGTTGCCGAAGGGCGCGGCGTTGTTGTGCGCGTTGTTGCTTGGCTGGCTGATCGGCGGCTTGCTCGTGTATTTCGGACTTGTGCTGAGATTGCGTCGACAGCTCGCGCGCAAACATCGTGAGTTGAATCTGCAAAAAAACAGTACCGAAGAAACCGCAGAAACTGAATCGGCATTGCGTGCCCTCGCCAAGCCATGAGTCAGTTCGCATCGTATTTGCCGGCGCTGATGGTGCTGTTGTTGCCGTTGGCGGCTTGGTCCGGCTGGATCATCGCGCGACGCGGTAGCGAACGCAGCAGCGGTGTGCGCGTCAACGAACTCTCCTCGAGTTATTTTCGCGGCCTGAATTATCTGCTCAACGAGCAGCCCGACAAGGCGATCGAGGTTTTCCTCAAGCTCGCGGAATTCAATCGCGATACCGTCGAAACCCATCTCGCACTCGGCAATCTGTTCCGCCGTCGTGGCGAGGTTGATCGCGCGATTCGCGTGCATCAGCATCTCATCGCGCGAACGAATCTCAGCAGCGAGGAAAAAACCGTCGCCCTGCTCGAACTCGGCGAAGACTACATGCGCGCCGGTCTGCTCGATCGCGCCGAAGCGCTGTTCATCGATCTGGTCGCGATGGAGGCACAGGTGCCTTCGGCATTGCGTCACCTGATCGGAATTTTTCAGCACGAACGCGATTGGAGCAAGGCGATCGCACATGCGCATCGTCTCGAAGAAATCAGTGACGAATCGCAAGGCGCGCTGATCGCGCAATTTCATTGCGAACTCGCCGAGCAAATGCGTGCACGTGGCGAACTGGACGAGGCTCGCGAACAGATATCGCATGCGTTTTTCAGCGAGGCGCGTTGTGTCCGCGCGAGTATCTTGCTCGGCCAGATCGAGCGCGCCGAAGGTCGGCTAGAGCCCGCAATGAATGCGTTCGAGGATGTCGCCGATTACGACGTCGATTTCGTGCAGGAAATTCTGTCACCGCTGCTCGATTGTTATGCGCGTGCCCAACAAATGCAGCGCGCGGAAAAATTCCTGCTCGGCGTGATGGATAAACACCAGGGCATTTCACCGGTGCTTGCTCTCACGCGTTTGTATGCGACTACACGCAGCGAGCCCGAAGCTATCCAGTTTCTCGCCGGCCAGTTGCGCCAGCGCCCGTCGGTGCGCGGCCTGGTCGAATTGATCCAGGCGAGCATGGGAAAATCCAGCGGCGAGGCGCGTGAGAATTACCTGATCCTCAGCGACGTCACGCGCAAACTGCTCGAAGGCCAAGCCTTGTATCGCTGCACCAGTTGCGGTTTCGGCGCCAAGGCGCATCACTGGCAATGCCCGACCTGCAAGAACTGGAACACCATCCGCCCGATCCACGGCGTGGTCGGCGAGTAGGCGACACGCCTCATGCCGATCGATATTTCCGGCTTCAGTTTTTTGCGCGCAGCGATCGTGTTGCCGGCTCTGGCATGGCTGATTTCCGCCGCCGCGGTCTGGCTCAGCATTCGTTACGCACACGCGCGTCGATTGATCGATCAGCCTGGGCAACGCCGCTCGCACACGATACCCACACCGCGCGGCGGTGGCATTGGGATCGTAATTGCGGTGTTGCTGTGTTTCTGTCTGCCGATGCTATTTTCGTCGCAGCAGAGCAGCCGGATATTCGGTTGTTCCGTTGCGATTGCGCTGGTCATGGTCGCGACGATCGGCTGGATCGATGATCACCGTCCGCTTTCTGCGCGTTTTCGTATCGTTGTACATTTTTTGGCCGCGCTGGTTCTGCTAATACTGCCACTGCTATTCATGCCAAAAACTGCTCCTGCTGGCGGGTTCGATTTTGATATGACGCTTGCTCTGATAGCGGCGTGTTTGATCGCTATCCTCGCAACGCTGATCGTCTGGTCGATCAACCTGCACAATTTCATGGATGGGATAAATGGCTTGCTGGCATGCCAGGCGATTTTTGTTTTCGTGGCGCTCGCTTTGGCATGTGTCAGTGCAGGTCGAACTGCGGTGGCGTGGCAGCTTTTTGTGTTGGCTGCGGCGACCTTGGGGTTTTTGCCATTCAATTTTCCGCGCGCAAGAATTTTCATGGGTGATGTCGGCAGCGGTGCATTGGGATTGCTGATTGCAATCGCCTTGTGGCTGGCCGCGGGTTCGGCCCATCTGGCGCCTTTTACCGGCGTTATCGCGTGCTCGGCCTTTGTCACCGATGCCACCTGTACGCTGCTCTCGCGCATGTTGCGCGGCCGGCGCTGGTATAGTGCGCATCGCGAGCATTTATACCAGTGGATGGCGCGGACGGGCATGTCGCATGCGCGTGTGGTTGCCTGTTACATGGCGTGGAATATATGTGTGGTGGCGCCGTTAGTATTGTGGGTCAACCGCCCGCCGAGCATGTCGCACGGATATGCCAATGCCACCGATAATCTCGGCGTCGCAGCGCTCCGCGATGTGGAGATTCTGCAACAGCTCAACGACCCCGGACAAATCGAAGCGGTTATCGTTTATGCACTCGCAATCGCATTGTGGATTTTCGGAAAACGCTGGTGTCTGCACAAAATGAAGTCGAGCCAACATCGCCATGCAACCGCGTAAACTGATCGCAAGCATTCACCCGCGCTTGGCCGTAGTCGTGCACGACCTAGCGATGGTTTGGCTCGCGTGGGTAGTGACCAACGGTCTGCGTTACAGCCTCGCGCCCGATCCGATGATTACCGGCTGGTTTTCGTGGGAGGTCGGTATCGTGCTGGCGGCGCAGGGACTGGTGCTGTGGTGGATCGGTTTGTACAAGGGCCTGTGGCGTTTTGCCAGCCTGCCGGATTTGTGGAATATCGTGCGCGCCGGCGTGCTCGGCGCACTCGCGATTGCGGTATCGCTTTTCCTCTACAACCGTCTCGCTACCGTGCCGCGTTCAGTGCTGGTCATGTATCCGGCGCTGTTGGTAGTCTGTCTGGGCACGCCGCGACTGGCTTATCGTTACTGGAAAGACAGTCGCCTGGATTTTTACCAACGACGTCCCAGTCAGCGTGTACTGGTGATGGGCGCAGGTCGCGCGGCTGAAGCATTGATCCGCGATTTGCTGCGCGAAAATCGTTATCGCCCGGTCGGATTTCTCGATGACAACCTCGCGTTGCGTGGCGCCAAACTGCACGGCGTGCCGGTGCTTGGCACACTCGATCAGTTGCCGCAATTGTCGAGCGAAGTCGCGGCCGAAATGCTGCTGATCGCAATGCCATCGGCGAGCAGCGCGCAGATGCGCCGCGTGGTCGAGATGTGCGAAGCAACCAACCTGCCGTTTCGCACCGTGCCGCGATTGCACGATGTCGTGGCCGGGCGTTCGAGCTTCAACGAACTCAAGGAAGTCGCGATCGAGGACCTACTTGGTCGTGATCCGGTCACCTTGGACTGGACCGCGATCCGCACCGGACTTTCCGGCAAACGTGTGCTCGTCACCGGTGGTGGTGGTTCGATCGGTGCGGAGTTGTGTCGCCAGGTCGCGCGCCTCGGTGCGCAATCGCTGACCGTGCTCGAGTTGTCCGAATACAACCTGTATCGCATCGAGCAGGAACTGAGTCGCGAATATCCCGAACTGATCTTCAACGCGCTGCTCGGAGATTGCGGTGATGCCGCAACTTGTGAACGCGCGTTCACTCAAGCGCATGCGCAGATCGTGTTTCATGCGGCAGCGTACAAACATGTGCCGCTGCTGCAGGAGCAGGTGCGCGAGGCGTTTCGCAATAACGTGATCGGCACGCAGATGATGGCGCAGGCGGCGGACCGCCACGGCGCCGAAAGTTTTGTGCTGATCTCCAGCGACAAGGCGGTCAATCCGACCAGCGTGATGGGCGCATGCAAACGTGTTGCCGAAATTTTCTGTCAGAACTTTGCCAGTCGTTCGAAAACGCGTTTCATCACCGTGCGTTTTGGCAACGTGCTTGATTCCGCCGGCAGCGTCGTACCGCTGTTCCGCGAGCAGATTCGCAGCGGTGGCCCGGTCACGGTCACGCATCCCGAAATCACGCGTTATTTCATGACCATTCCCGAAGCCTGCCAGCTGATTCTGCAGGCAGCCGTACTCGGTCATGGCGGTGAAATTTTTGCGCTCGACATGGGCGAGCCGATCAAGATCAGTTACCTCGCCGAACAGATGATTCGTCTGACCAACAAGATTCCCGGACGCGATATCGCGATCCTCTACACCGGCCTGCGCCCCGGCGAAAAATTGTTCGAGGAATTGTTCCATCCGCACGAAAATTATCAGGACACTACGCACGCGAAAATCTTCCTCGCGCAGCCGCGCAGCATGTCGTGGGAATTACTCGACGTGCAGCTCAAACAGGCGGCGCAGGATGTGCGCGACTACAACGAGGTCGCGTTGCATGCGTGCCTGACACGATTGTTGCCGGAGTTCGACTGGCGCACGCAAGCGCCGCTTGATGCCGATATTGTGCCGATCGTACGCACGCTCAAACACCATCAATAAACCACTTCAGCCTGCAGGAGTATTCATGAGCCAACCATTGCGCAAGGTCGTTTTTCCCGTTGCCGGTCTCGGCACACGTTTTCTGCCAGCGACCAAGACCGTTGCCAAGGAAATGCTGCCGGTGCTCGATCGCCCGCTGATCCAGTACGCTGTCGATGAGGCAGTGCAGGCCGGCGCCGATACGTTGATCTTCGTCACCAATCGCTACAAGCATGCGATCGCGGATTATTTCGACAAGGCCTACGAACTCGAAGCAAAACTCGAACAGGCCGGCAAGAAAGAGCTGCTCGATATCGTGCAGAACGTGCTGCCGAAACACGCGCGTTGTGTGTTCGTGACGCAGCCCGAAGCGCTTGGTCTCGGGCATGCGGTGTTGTGCGCGAAACCGGTGATCGGAGATGAAATGTTCGGCGTAATTTTGGCCGATGATCTGATCTCGAATGCGGGCGGCGACGGTTGCCTGAAGCAGATGGCCGACCTTGCGTTTGCCGAAAATGCCGGCGTAATCGCGGTCGAAGAAGTGCCGCACGACGAGACCCACAAATACGGCATCGTCGATGCCACGCCGCTGACTGAACGCAGCGCGCAGATCAAGTTCATGGTCGAAAAACCCAAGCCCGAAGTCGCACCGTCGAACTTGGCTGTGGTCGGTCGTTATGTCCTGCCGGGGAGTATTTTTTCGCTGCTCGAAAAAACCAAACCCGGTGCCGGCGGCGAGATTCAGCTCACCGATGGCATCCAGGCATTGCTGCACGAACAGAGAGTGCTGGCGTATCGTTTTGCCGGCACACGCTACGACTGCGGTAGCAAGATTGGTCTGGTGCAGGCGACGATCCGGTTCGCGCTGGACGATCCGAAACTCGCCGCCGCGACGCGTGCCTTCATCGCGCAACAATAACGCGCATGGATCTCAGCTACATCCTGAATCAGCTCGGCGAGGATCGCGAAACCTATCGCAACGCGGTGGCGCCGCCGATCTTCCAGTCGTCGATCTTCGCGCACACCACCGTCGCGGCGATGCGGGTTGGCATTCAGGATGAGCTGAACAATAATTTCTATACGCGCGGCAATAATCCGACCGTGGAAATTCTGCGCAAGAAAGTCGCTGCGCTCGAAGGTGCCGAGGATTGCCTGATGTTCGGCAGCGGTGCAGCGGCGATCGCCGCCGCCGTGGTCGCGAGCGTGCGCGGCGGCGATGACGTCGTCTGCGTGCAAAAACCGTATAGCTGGACGCGCACTTTGCTGCGCGATCTGCTGCCGCGTTTTGGTGTCAAAACGATTTTTGTCGATGGCACCGACAGTGCGAATTTCGAGGCCGCGCTGAGCGAACGTACGCGTCTGATCGTGCTCGAAAGCCCGAACTCGATGACTTACGAACAGCAGGATCTCGCTGCGGTCGCCACGCTTGCAAAAGCGCGCGGCATCCGCACACTTTGCGACAACAGTTATGCGAGCCCGCTGAACCAGTCACCGATCGCGCTCGGCATCGACATGGTGGCGCACTCCGCGACCAAGTATCTCGGCGGCCACAGTGACGTGGTGGCGGGTGCGCTTTGCGCGAGCCACGCCATCATTCGCGAGGTGTTCAAAGGCCCGTACATGACCTTCGGCGCGATGCTCTCGCCACAGGATGCGTGGCTGTTGATTCGTGGCCTGCGTACCTTGCCGATCCGCATGCAACGGATCGCGGAAACCGCCGCAAAGGTAGTGGTATTTCTCGAATCCCATCCGAAAATCGAAAAAGTGTATTACCCGCATTTATCCACAAATCCACAATTTGCATTGACGCAGCAACAGATGCACGGCGCCAGCGGTTTGCTGAGTATTGAACTGCGCGTGGATTCGGTCGCCGCAGTCGAGCGCTTTTGCGATGCATTGCAGCGTTTTCTGATGACTGTATCGTGGGGTGGTTACGAGTCGCTGATCTTCCCCGTGGCCTGCGTTTTCCCGGCGGGCGCGCCGTTGCATCCGCCCGGCGGTTTGCCGTTGAGCGTGGTGCGGCTGTCAATCGGGCTGGAAGACGCCGATGTGCTGATCGCTGATCTCGACCAGGCGCTGGCCGAGCTGTAGTTTCGACTCGACCAAAGCGTCTTCAGCGAATGACGTTTGGGGGTGTTCGGTCGGGCCTATGTTCGACGTCTTTAATTAGTCATGATGTAAGCGCAGATTTGCCCGCGCTTTGCCATAAAATCCTGCTGCAATACTGGCGCCCGGATTCGTACCTGGTGTCGACTGCCCGTTTCATCTTTCATCTAAGGATTTGGGGATATGGATCTGTTGCGATTTATCGTGCGCCTGCCGGTGCTGCTGTTCAATTTTCTATGGAGTGTGCTGGCGTGGCTGGTACGGCGCCTGTTCGGCGACTTCTCGTGGCAGGCGCCGACATGGTTGCGCGCGACGGATGCTGCAGCACTCAATCTGGGTGCGAGCATGGCGCGACATCGGCTGCGTTATGCCGGCGGCGTGCTGGCGCTTGGCATCGTGTTCGGCGCCAGCTGGTTCGGCTGGCACTGGTACGAAAATCGCCCTCAACCGGCGCAGCCGCAATTGCCGCCCTTGATTACCTATCGCATTACGGCACCAACCTTGACCGAGTACGATGCCAGCCCGATCGTGGTGCATGCGCTGTCGCTGCGTTTTTCCGGCTCTGCGGCACCGATCGCGATGGTCGGCAAACCAGCCGGCGCAGGCATCGTGATCGATCCTGAAATCGCCGGCACCTGGACGTGGGATAGCGATAAACAGCTGACCTTCCAGCCGAAAGAAGACTGGCCGATCGATCAGAAATATGTTGTCAATCTTGATCCGGCGCTGGTCTTTGCCGAACACGTGCGTGTGGAGCAACGCCGTTTTGATTTCGCCAGCGCGCCATTCGAAGCGAAAATGGCGACCAGCGAGTTTTATCAGGATCCGCAGGATGCCGCGCTGAAAAAAGCAGTGATCAATCTGCATTTCAGTCATCCGGTCAACACCGTCGATCTGGAGAAACGCATCGCGCTGAATCTGCGTGATCGTGTGCAGATCAGCAAGGACAAGATCGAGGAAAAATCCCAGCCGAAGAAATTCACGATCAATTACGACGAGCGCAAACTCAATGCGTTTATCCATTCCGAGCCACTCGCGATTCCGGTTATCGGCGGTTCGCTGGATATGCGTATTGCCACGGGCGTGCATGCGCAGAAAGGCGGCAATGCAACGGCCGCGGAAATCGTTGCCGATGTGACCTTGCCGACGTTGTACAGCCTGAGTGTCAGCGGCATAAGCGCCACCTTGGTCGACAACGCGCATTACGAGCCCGAGCAGGTGCTGGTGATGGAAACCTCGCAGGCCATCAACGAGGCCGATGCGAGCAAGAGCATCACAGCGTACGTGCTGCCGGCGATGTGCCCGGCGGAAACAGCGGGCCAGCCTGATGTGGCATGCAGTTGGAGCACCAATTCCGTCAGCGAAATAGTGCTGAGAAAATCGCAGAAGCTGAGCTTGGAATCGGTGCCGACCGAGCGCGAATTTGCCGAGTTGCACAGTTTCAAATATAAAGCTGATCCGGGCGATCGGGTGTTCGTGCAGGTTGAGAAAGGCATCAAGTCATTCGGTGGTTATCTGCTCGCCAATCGCGTGGTCGAGATTGTCGACGTGCCGGATTATCCGCGCGTGCTGAAGTTCATGGCCGATGGCGCCTTGCTGTCGTTCAGCGGCGAACGACGTCTCGCCGTGGTCGCGCGCAACGTGCCGGGCATGCAGGTCGAGATCGCGCGCGTGCTGCCGGATCAACTGCAGCATCTGGTCAGCCTGAACCAATCGGATCGTTACGATCACCCGGATCTTGGCAGTTTCGGCAACGATCGTATTACCGAACGCTTCGTGCAGAAACTCGAGTTCAGCCAGCAGGAGCCGCGCAAGGCGCATTACGAGGGTGTCGATCTTGGCAAGTATCTCGGCAGCGCTATGCAGGGCAAGCGCGGCGTGTTTTTGTTGAGCCTGAAATCGTATTCCAAGGCTGAGGACAAACCCGTGCCGGCGCCCGATGAGGATGCAAGCGATGGCGATGCGAGCGAAGAAAACAACGCGCGTGGCGAATACGAAGGTGACGACAATGCCAGCACCGACGGCGACAAGGTCGGTGACAAACGTCTGATCGTCGTCACCGATCTCGGCGTGTTGGTCAAGAAATCCATCGACGGCACGCAGGATATTTACGTGCAATCGATCCGCAGCGGCGAGCCGGTCGCTGATGCACATGTCGATGTGGTCGGCAAGAACGGCCAGACTATCCTCAGCGAGACCACCGATCATGATGGCCACGTGCATTTCACCACGCTCGATGCGTATACCCGCGAAAAAGCGCCCGCGATGTATCTAGTGCGCAAGGGCGAAGATCTCTCATTCCTGCCGGTCGGTTCGCGCGATCGCAAGCTGGATTATTCGCGCTTCGACATCGGCGGCCTGCGCAACGCCAAAGATGGCGGTGAGCTCACGGCCTATCTGTTCTCGGACCGCGGCATTTATCGTCCCGGCGACAGCTTCCATATCGGCATGATCGCGCGTGCGGCGGACTGGAAAACCACGCTCGACGGTATTCCGCTCGAAGCCGAAATTGTCGATCCACGCGGCGTCACCGTCGAGCGCCACAAGTTGCGTCTCGGCGCAGCCGGTTTCGAGGAACTCAGTTACACCACGCAGGAAAATGCGCCTACCGGTGCGTGGACGGTGAACCTCTACATCACCAAGGAAAAAGACGGCAACAAGATACAGAAGCAACTCGGCTCGGTGGCGGTGCAGGTGAAGGAGTTCATGCCGGATCGCATGAAGGTCGATGCGCATCTGTCGCAGCAAGTGGTTGAGGGCTGG
The sequence above is drawn from the Pseudolysobacter antarcticus genome and encodes:
- a CDS encoding polysaccharide biosynthesis protein, which codes for MQPRKLIASIHPRLAVVVHDLAMVWLAWVVTNGLRYSLAPDPMITGWFSWEVGIVLAAQGLVLWWIGLYKGLWRFASLPDLWNIVRAGVLGALAIAVSLFLYNRLATVPRSVLVMYPALLVVCLGTPRLAYRYWKDSRLDFYQRRPSQRVLVMGAGRAAEALIRDLLRENRYRPVGFLDDNLALRGAKLHGVPVLGTLDQLPQLSSEVAAEMLLIAMPSASSAQMRRVVEMCEATNLPFRTVPRLHDVVAGRSSFNELKEVAIEDLLGRDPVTLDWTAIRTGLSGKRVLVTGGGGSIGAELCRQVARLGAQSLTVLELSEYNLYRIEQELSREYPELIFNALLGDCGDAATCERAFTQAHAQIVFHAAAYKHVPLLQEQVREAFRNNVIGTQMMAQAADRHGAESFVLISSDKAVNPTSVMGACKRVAEIFCQNFASRSKTRFITVRFGNVLDSAGSVVPLFREQIRSGGPVTVTHPEITRYFMTIPEACQLILQAAVLGHGGEIFALDMGEPIKISYLAEQMIRLTNKIPGRDIAILYTGLRPGEKLFEELFHPHENYQDTTHAKIFLAQPRSMSWELLDVQLKQAAQDVRDYNEVALHACLTRLLPEFDWRTQAPLDADIVPIVRTLKHHQ
- the rpsA gene encoding 30S ribosomal protein S1; translated protein: MTESFAELFEQSQVNINLKPGSIVSGIVVEIRSDVVVINAGLKSEGIVPIEQFYNEKGELEVKLGDEVKVALDALEDGFGETRLSREKAKRSLVWDELETAQQANATVVGRISGKVKGGFTVDIKDVRAFLPGSLVDVRPVRDPVYLEGKELEFKIIKLDRKRNNVVVSRRAVVESEHSEEREQLLERLQEGAVVKGVVKNLTDYGAFVDLGGIDGLLHITDMAWKRVRHPSEVVNVGDELDVRVLRYDRERNRVSLGLKQLGEDPWVNIARRYPTGTRLFGKVSNVTDYGCFVELEPGVEGLVHVSEMDWTNKNVNPGKMVQVGDEAEVMVLDVDEERRRISLGMKQTQSNPWETFAAIYKKNDRVSGQIKSITDFGIFIGLDGGIDGLVHLSDISWQATGEDLVRNYKKGDTLEAVVLAVDPERERISLGIKQLEQDPFGQYMASNPRGSVLKGTVKEVDAKGATIDLGDGVEGYVRVSDISKDRLEDATTALTVGDAVEAKFIGMDRKGRLLQLSIRAKDDEEMQSVLEEYQSASGGTTKLGALLKEQFNKSE
- the galU gene encoding UTP--glucose-1-phosphate uridylyltransferase GalU, whose translation is MSQPLRKVVFPVAGLGTRFLPATKTVAKEMLPVLDRPLIQYAVDEAVQAGADTLIFVTNRYKHAIADYFDKAYELEAKLEQAGKKELLDIVQNVLPKHARCVFVTQPEALGLGHAVLCAKPVIGDEMFGVILADDLISNAGGDGCLKQMADLAFAENAGVIAVEEVPHDETHKYGIVDATPLTERSAQIKFMVEKPKPEVAPSNLAVVGRYVLPGSIFSLLEKTKPGAGGEIQLTDGIQALLHEQRVLAYRFAGTRYDCGSKIGLVQATIRFALDDPKLAAATRAFIAQQ
- a CDS encoding trans-sulfuration enzyme family protein; this encodes MDLSYILNQLGEDRETYRNAVAPPIFQSSIFAHTTVAAMRVGIQDELNNNFYTRGNNPTVEILRKKVAALEGAEDCLMFGSGAAAIAAAVVASVRGGDDVVCVQKPYSWTRTLLRDLLPRFGVKTIFVDGTDSANFEAALSERTRLIVLESPNSMTYEQQDLAAVATLAKARGIRTLCDNSYASPLNQSPIALGIDMVAHSATKYLGGHSDVVAGALCASHAIIREVFKGPYMTFGAMLSPQDAWLLIRGLRTLPIRMQRIAETAAKVVVFLESHPKIEKVYYPHLSTNPQFALTQQQMHGASGLLSIELRVDSVAAVERFCDALQRFLMTVSWGGYESLIFPVACVFPAGAPLHPPGGLPLSVVRLSIGLEDADVLIADLDQALAEL
- a CDS encoding MraY family glycosyltransferase; the protein is MPIDISGFSFLRAAIVLPALAWLISAAAVWLSIRYAHARRLIDQPGQRRSHTIPTPRGGGIGIVIAVLLCFCLPMLFSSQQSSRIFGCSVAIALVMVATIGWIDDHRPLSARFRIVVHFLAALVLLILPLLFMPKTAPAGGFDFDMTLALIAACLIAILATLIVWSINLHNFMDGINGLLACQAIFVFVALALACVSAGRTAVAWQLFVLAAATLGFLPFNFPRARIFMGDVGSGALGLLIAIALWLAAGSAHLAPFTGVIACSAFVTDATCTLLSRMLRGRRWYSAHREHLYQWMARTGMSHARVVACYMAWNICVVAPLVLWVNRPPSMSHGYANATDNLGVAALRDVEILQQLNDPGQIEAVIVYALAIALWIFGKRWCLHKMKSSQHRHATA
- a CDS encoding lipopolysaccharide assembly protein LapA domain-containing protein, translating into MRFGLIVLILLFAVFGVLFGALNSESVGFDLYFLVLTLPKGAALLCALLLGWLIGGLLVYFGLVLRLRRQLARKHRELNLQKNSTEETAETESALRALAKP
- the lapB gene encoding lipopolysaccharide assembly protein LapB — its product is MSQFASYLPALMVLLLPLAAWSGWIIARRGSERSSGVRVNELSSSYFRGLNYLLNEQPDKAIEVFLKLAEFNRDTVETHLALGNLFRRRGEVDRAIRVHQHLIARTNLSSEEKTVALLELGEDYMRAGLLDRAEALFIDLVAMEAQVPSALRHLIGIFQHERDWSKAIAHAHRLEEISDESQGALIAQFHCELAEQMRARGELDEAREQISHAFFSEARCVRASILLGQIERAEGRLEPAMNAFEDVADYDVDFVQEILSPLLDCYARAQQMQRAEKFLLGVMDKHQGISPVLALTRLYATTRSEPEAIQFLAGQLRQRPSVRGLVELIQASMGKSSGEARENYLILSDVTRKLLEGQALYRCTSCGFGAKAHHWQCPTCKNWNTIRPIHGVVGE
- a CDS encoding integration host factor subunit beta, with product MTKSELIDALAAGQGHLKFEDVEMAVKNVLEQMSQALAHGERIEIRGFGSFSLHFRPPRMGRNPKTGDAVALPGKHVPHFKPGKELRERVNESVAPSHKPGLKSDPV